Part of the Spiroplasma endosymbiont of Poecilobothrus nobilitatus genome is shown below.
GAATATTATAAAACAAGGTATGAATTATTAAAAAAGCTCCATGACTTTTACAATTAAGCAAACTAATAATAGTCTCTTTTATTAAACAAAATTGTCGTGAATATTCAATAAAATTATTACTAGAAGTAACAGGGTTAAAACGTAGTTATTGAAATAAATATAAAAATTATGACAGTATCAAAAAAGATAAAAAAGCAATAAATGATATTGTAAAAGTCTATGAAGAAAATTTAAAACAATTTGGTTATCGAAGAATTACTAAATATTTAAAAGAAGATTATGGTATAAAATATAATTCAAAAAAATTTTTAAGAATTATGCGCGATAATAAAATACAACCTTAATATGTAAGAAAAATTAGAAGAAAAATAAAGTATAAACAGAATAAATAAAAAAGCTTATTGCAATATCCTGATTTAATTAAACGTAAATTCAATGATATAAAAACAAGGTTTTCAGTACTATATACTGATGTAACATATTTAATTTGAAAAGGAGAAAGATATTATCAATCAACAATTATTGATGGATATACTAAAGAAATACTTGATGTAAAGTGATCTAAATATAATGACAATAAATTAGTAATGGATAATTTAAATGATGCAATTAATAAAATAAAATTAATAAAAAAAGATCTGAATGGAATAATAATTCACTCAGATCACGGATATCAATATACATCCACTATTTATCACGATAAATGTTTATCTAACGGTATTATAATTTCAATGGGGAAAAAATACCACTGTGCAGATAATATTGTTATAGAAAGTTTTCATTCATTACTTAAGAAAGCTACAATCCATAATAAAATATATAATTCACATGAAGAATATATACAAGATGTTATAAAATGAAATACATGATATTAAAATCGTAAAGAAAAAGATATAATTAAAAAATAGTAAATACTTTTTATTAGTACTTACTAAAATTGATGCACTCTATTCTTAGTTTGCTTAATTGTAAAAGTCATGGATCTTTTTTAATAATTCATACCTTGTTTTATAATATTATAAATTTCTTTTGCCAAAAGAAATTTTAGGTCCTTTAGGATTGTTTAATTTTCCTTTTTTATGATTTGTTCATCAAGATTCTACTGTATTTGCATTTATATTATATTGTTTTGCTACTATTCAACAACTTTTTTGTTTAATTTCCTCAATGATTTTTGTTCTAAATTCTGATGTATATTTGTTATATTTTTGTCCTTTTTTTGCCGTATAAAAATGCACCCCCTATAAAAATTTAACAAAATCTTTTTTTATTTTACTTACTTTTTGGGGTGCAGTCTTTACTTATCTTTTTTTTCTAATTTTACAATAATAAAATCCATCAGTATTATTTTCGGTAGTAAGAAAAAAGCTTAGGTTTTAAATTGTCAATAAAAATGGATACGAAAAAAGAACTATAGGAATGAAGTCTGTACTCAACGGGGCTCATTCCTTTTAATTTTGTTAAAGGACGGTAATTATTATAAAAATTTACATAATTATGTGTAACTTTCATTAAAACTTCTTTTGTTCTGTTGCTTTTAGGAATTAAATTTAAACATTCATATTTATAAGATTTAAATCACGTTTCACAACAACCATTATCAGCAGGATTGCTTTTCCGAGACATTGACATTCACATATCTAATTGACCAGTTAAAATATTTCATTCTTGTTTAATGTACTGAATACCATGATCACTATGGATTATTACATTTTTGGGTTTTGGATAGGCTACAATTATTAGGACCATAATTATATAGACTTCAAAATTAGATAAAATTATTAAGAAAGAAGGAATATAAAAATGGGAAATAAAACTTCATACTCTGAAGAATTTAAAAAACAAATTGTCATGCTATATAAAAATGGTAAAAGTGTTATTAATCTAGGGCAAGAATATAATTTACCAAAACCAACTATTTATAGTTGAGTTAAAAATTATAATAATTCTGGTTCATTTAAAGCAAAAGATAATCGCGCTTTCGAAGAAAATGAATTAATTTACTTGCGAAAAGAAAACAAACAATCACGAATGGAAAATGACATTTTAAAGCAAGCCGCACTGATAATCGCCAAAAAATAACAATAATTAATAACAACAAAACAAAATATTCAGTAAGAAAAATATGTAAGATTTTGGGTTTATCAAAATCAACGTATTATTATCAAACTAATAAATGTATTAACAAGCAAGTTAATAATTATGAACAAGAAATTATCAGTGCTTTTAATAAAAGTCGCAAAATTTATGGGGCTCGCAAAATTAAAGTTATTTTAAACAGAAAAGATATCATCTTATCGCGGCGAAAAATCAGATTCTTTATGATCAAAAATAATTTGGTTTCTAAATACACCAAATTAAAATATCATAATCATAAAACAACAGTCAATAATGACCAAATTAATAATATTTTAAATCGTCAATTTAACAACAAAAAACCTAATGAAGTTATTGTTAGTGATTTAACATATGTTAAAGTTGGCGCTAAATGACATTATATTTGTTTATTAATTGACTTGTTTAATCGTGAAATAATTGGTTATAGTGCTGGGCCGAATAAAACAGCCGAACTGGTCCAACAAGCTTTTCATAAAATAACACGACCATTAAATCAAATAACTCTATTTCATACTGATCGTGGTAATGAGTTTAAAAATAAAATCATTGATGAAATTTTAATAACTTTTAATATTAAAAGATCATTAAGCAATAAAGGCTGCCCTTATGATAATGCTGTGGCTGAAACAACTTACAAAATTTTTAAAACTGAATTTATTAAGGGTAAAAAATTTAAAAATTTAACACAATTAAAATACGAACTTTTTGATTTTGTGCATTGATATAACAATATTCGAATTCATGGCAGTTTAAATTATTTATCTTCAGTTACTTTTATAAAACAAATGTCTATATAAAAAGTGTCCTAAAAAGTGTTGCCATTCCAATACTAAACTTTTTGTTAAATTATAATTTGAATATTGAGCTAATAATTCATCTAGACTAATTTTTAGGGTATTAACGCGAAATGAAATTTTTAGAATTGTTAAACTATCAACCATTACTTACCGAGCAATATCTTCACTATATTCATTACGAAGAATTAAATATAATGATGATGGAAAACTATATTTAATACTTATTTTTTTTGTTTCATAAGCAATCTTAATTTCAAAAATCTCATCTTTACTGTCAAAAATCTTTTTTAACGTAGCATTAATAAAACCAGCATATTTTGGACTAAGACTTTTACTAATATTAACAGCTTCATTAACAATTGCATAATTAGGGATACGATCTAAAAAACGAAATTGATAAATACTCATTCATAATAGAACTTGTAATTTTTGATTAGTTTTTTGGATTCAATAAATTGATTAGCAATATATTCTAAATACAATTTATTTTTTTAAAGTACCATAAACAATTCGATAAATTAAAGTTTTATCTTGGTCAGTAAAATCATCATTTTGATCTACAGTATTTGATAATAAATGATTACTAAACTTATTTTTTGCAAAAATTTTTTATAAGATATTCCATGCTATTTCTCTTGCTTGCATTTCTTAATCCTTTAAACTACGAGCGATTAGCAATTTCTTGTTCTAAAATTGTTTTAATTTCTGCAACTGCTTGTTCTACAGTGTTATTTACCACAACATAATTATAATTACTTTGCAATGGAAGTTCATCAGCTGCTTTTGCTAATCGTGCTTGTAATACTTCTTCGGGTTCACTTTTTCGGCCTCGAATTCGTTTTTCTAATTCTTCTAAACTTGGTGGAATTAAAAAAATTGAAACTGCATCAGTTACTTTCTGTAACACTTGTGTTGCACCTTGTACTTCAATTTCTAATAAAACATTTTTTCTATTATTAATTTGTTCAATACAATATGATTTTGGCGTACCATAATAATTACCTACAAATTCAGCATATTCTAATAATTCATCATTTTTAATTGCAGCTTCAAATGTTGGTTGGTCAACAAAAAAATAATTTACCCCTTCAACTTCATCCCGCCTTTTTGCTCTTGTTGTCATTGAAACTGAATAAGCCAAATTCAACTCCTCATATTTAAAAAGTTCTTGGTATATTGTCCCTTTCCCGACTCCTGATGGGCCAGAAAAAATAATTAAAAAACCCTTTTTATACACATTAATGTTCTCCTTTTTCTAATCTTAATATATACAAATACTTTTTTTTATATGTTTTACAGCGTAACATAACTAAATTAAATTGATAAAATGACAACACTTGATTTGATTCACAAACTATTATTCCATAGTTATTGATAATATTGTTATTCAATATTATAGTAATAATATCATAATAATACTCAATTTGTTTAAAAGGTGGGTCTAAAAATAAAATATCAATTAATACTTTTTGTTGTATCATTCAATTTAATAAAACTTTATAATCATAATTTAATACCTTTGCATTATTTATTTTTAAGTTATTTAAATTAGTTTCAATAATTTTGCAGGCACCCTGGTGCGAATCATTAAAATAACATTGTTGTAACCCTCGTGATAACCCTTCAATTCCTAATTGACCACTTCCAGCAAAAATATCTAATCCAATTTTATTTTCATAAATAAAATAATTATCTAAAATATTAAATGTATCTTCTTTAACACGGGCCGTCATTGGCCTGGTATTCATTCCATCTAATGTTTTAATTTGATAACCCTTATATTTTCCACTAATTATGCGCATCTTCTTAACCCTTTTCTTTCTTTTTTTTATTATACTAAAACTTTAGAATTTTCTTTAATAATTGCTGAATATGTTATAATTTTTTAAGAGGTGATTTTTAATGTTGCAAAATGAAAAACCAACTAAAGACTGACTAATATTTGATGATACACCGTCAATTCGACAACCATCAATTGATGTCTCTTTACCATTAGCGCCCGAAAATGAACTTGTAATGCAAAAATTAATTGATTTTGTAAGATATTCCCAAGATCCGCAAAAAAATAGTGGTCATACAATTAGACCAGCTGTTGGTTTAGCCGCTCCTCAAATTGGACATAATCTTAAAATGTATTATATTCGAATTGAAGAGACAAATGACGAAACAGGAGATAAAAAAATAATTGAACATGCAATGATTAATCCTAAAATTATTGGAAAAAGTGATCAAATAGCTTGCATAGAAGAAGGCGAAGGCTGTTTAAGCGTTAATGGTGATAAAGAAGGTTTTGTCCCTCGTAGTTTTCGAATTATTATTGAAGGTTATGATTATTTAAAACAACAACAAGTAACAATTACTGCACGCGGACTTGAAGCAATTGTTTTTCAACATGAACAAGGACATTTAGAAGGTAAATTATATTATGATTTAATTAATAGAAAAGCACCTTGAACAAAAAAAAGTGATTGAATTAGAGTGCACCCATTTTAGTAAGTGCTAATAAAAAGTATTTACTATTTTTTTAATTATATCTTTGGATAGGCTACAATTATTAGGACCATAATTATATAGACTTCAAAATTAGATAAAATTATTAAGAAAGAAGGAATATAAAAATGGGAAATAAAACTTCATACTCTGAAGAATTTAAAAAACAAATTGTCATGCTATATAAAAATGGTAAAAGTGTTATTAATCTATGGTAAGAATATAATTTATCAAAACCAACTATTTATAGTTGAGTTAAAAATTATAATAATTATGGTTCATTTAAAGCAAAAGACAATCGCACACTAGAAGAAAATGAAATAATAACTTTACGAAAAGAACTTAAAGACTTGAAAATGGAAAATGACATTTTAAAGCAAGCCGCACTGATAATGGCCAAAAAATAACAATAATTAATAACAACAAAACAAAATATTCAGTAAGAAAAATATGTAAGATTTTGGGTTTATCAAAATCAACGTATTATTATCAAACTAATAAATGTATTAACAAGCAAGTTAATAATTATGAACAAGAAATTATCAGTGCCTTTAATAAAAGTCGTAAAATTTATGGGGCTCGCAAAATTAAAGTTATTTTAAACAGAAAAGATATCATCTTATCGCGGCGAAAAATCAGATTCTTTATGATCAAAAATAATTTGGTTTCTAAATACACCAAATTAAAATATCATAATCATAAAACAACAGTCAATAATGACCAAATTAATAATATTTTAAATCGTCAATTTAACAACAAAAAACCTAATGAAGTTATTGTTAGTGATTTAACATATGTTCAAGTTGGCGCTAAATGACATTATATTTGTTTATTAATTGACTTGTTTAATCGTGAAATAATTGGTTATAGTGCTGGGCCGAATAAAACAGCCGAACTGGTCCAACAAGCTTTTCATAAAATAACACGACCATTAAATCAAATAACTCTATTTCATACTGATCATGGTAATGAGTTTAAAAATAAAATCATTGATGAAATTTTAATAACTTTTAATATTAAAAGATCATTAAGCAATAAAGGCTGCCCTTATGATAATGCTGTGGCTGAAACAACTTACAAAACTTTTAAAACTGAATTTATTAAGGGTAAAAAATTTAAAAATTTAACACAATTAAAATACGAACTTTTTGATTTTGTGCATTGATATAACAATATTCGAATTCATGGCAGTTTAAATTATTTATCTCCAGTTACTTTTAGAAAACAAATGTCTATATAAAAAGTGTCCTAAAAAGTGTTGCCATTCCAATATAATTCACATGAATAATATATACAAGATGTTATAAAATGAAATACATGATATTCAAATCGTAAAGAAAAAGATATAATTAAAAAAATAGTAAATACTTTTTATTAGTACTTACTAAAATGGGTGCACTCTAAAAAAAGTCATCTTAAATATTACTTATTTTAATGCTGCAATAGCAACATTTAAAGCTTCATGTAATTGTGTCGCTGATTTTTCAAATTTAACTTGCTCTTCTTTTGTTAATTTTCACTCAATAATTTCTTCA
Proteins encoded:
- the rsmD gene encoding 16S rRNA (guanine(966)-N(2))-methyltransferase RsmD, giving the protein MRIISGKYKGYQIKTLDGMNTRPMTARVKEDTFNILDNYFIYENKIGLDIFAGSGQLGIEGLSRGLQQCYFNDSHQGACKIIETNLNNLKINNAKVLNYDYKVLLNWMIQQKVLIDILFLDPPFKQIEYYYDIITIILNNNIINNYGIIVCESNQVLSFYQFNLVMLRCKTYKKKYLYILRLEKGEH
- a CDS encoding transposase codes for the protein MNDIVKVYEENLKQFGYRRITKYLKEDYGIKYNSKKFLRIMRDNKIQP
- a CDS encoding IS3 family transposase (programmed frameshift); the protein is MGNKTSYSEEFKKQIVMLYKNGKSVINLGQEYNLPKPTIYSWVKNYNNSGSFKAKDNRAFEENELIYLRKENKQSRMENDIFKASRTDNRQKITIINNNKTKYSVRKICKILGLSKSTYYYQTNKCINKQVNNYEQEIISAFNKSRKIYGARKIKVILNRKDIILSRRKIRFFMIKNNLVSKYTKLKYHNHKTTVNNDQINNILNRQFNNKKPNEVIVSDLTYVKVGAKWHYICLLIDLFNREIIGYSAGPNKTAELVQQAFHKITRPLNQITLFHTDRGNEFKNKIIDEILITFNIKRSLSNKGCPYDNAVAETTYKIFKTEFIKGKKFKNLTQLKYELFDFVHWYNNIRIHGSLNYLSSVTFIKQMSI
- a CDS encoding transcription antitermination factor NusB, translating into MSIYQFRFLDRIPNYAIVNEAVNISKSLSPKYAGFINATLKKIFDSKDEIFEIKIAYETKKISIKYSFPSSLYLILRNEYSEDIAR
- a CDS encoding transposase, with product MVLIIVAYPKPKNVIIHSDHGIQYIKQEWNILTGQLDMWMSMSRKSNPADNGCCETWFKSYKYECLNLIPKSNRTKEVLMKVTHNYVNFYNNYRPLTKLKGMSPVEYRLHSYSSFFVSIFIDNLKPKLFSYYRK
- a CDS encoding DDE-type integrase/transposase/recombinase, with protein sequence MQYPDLIKRKFNDIKTRFSVLYTDVTYLIWKGERYYQSTIIDGYTKEILDVKWSKYNDNKLVMDNLNDAINKIKLIKKDLNGIIIHSDHGYQYTSTIYHDKCLSNGIIISMGKKYHCADNIVIESFHSLLKKATIHNKIYNSHEEYIQDVIKWNTWY
- the gmk gene encoding guanylate kinase, which encodes MYKKGFLIIFSGPSGVGKGTIYQELFKYEELNLAYSVSMTTRAKRRDEVEGVNYFFVDQPTFEAAIKNDELLEYAEFVGNYYGTPKSYCIEQINNRKNVLLEIEVQGATQVLQKVTDAVSIFLIPPSLEELEKRIRGRKSEPEEVLQARLAKAADELPLQSNYNYVVVNNTVEQAVAEIKTILEQEIANRS
- the def gene encoding peptide deformylase, producing MLQNEKPTKDWLIFDDTPSIRQPSIDVSLPLAPENELVMQKLIDFVRYSQDPQKNSGHTIRPAVGLAAPQIGHNLKMYYIRIEETNDETGDKKIIEHAMINPKIIGKSDQIACIEEGEGCLSVNGDKEGFVPRSFRIIIEGYDYLKQQQVTITARGLEAIVFQHEQGHLEGKLYYDLINRKAPWTKKSDWIRVHPF